A stretch of Desulfobacter hydrogenophilus DNA encodes these proteins:
- a CDS encoding dihydrolipoyl dehydrogenase family protein → MTNIKRPCKSFVDKKNDDDQKGSIMPEYDVMIIGSGTAGQTAAYRLRDAGFKIGLVEHSPQPGGTCALRGCQAKKYFYEGAETVARSRHMENIGIKTPAQGDWGQLLNAKNKFTQKVPENTVTRLEEKGIDFIRGHARFTGEKSLSVEGTNYTMTNAIVAAGAAPASLPIPGMELALDSQSFLELEKLPRRILFVGGGFISFEFAHFAARLGPSGSSCVILEAGPRPLGPFDEEMVALLTEASAPENITVHCQVEVTGIEKIGSEKMRVHTADNGVFDTDIVVHGAGRSPAIDDLDLENADVTYSKKGISVDRFMTTSNPRIYAVGDCADTIQLARVADAEAGAAAQNIQKRRSGMAASATVAYSSVPSLLFTYPQYGMVGETENKLEEKAISYRKNQNMRLEWPTYKRVGLTSAAYKILVGDQGQILGAHILSDNASGMIQTFSLAMKNNISVHKLHEQCILAPYPSRESDLTYMLNSFVPGN, encoded by the coding sequence ATGACGAACATCAAACGACCGTGTAAGAGCTTTGTGGATAAAAAGAATGATGATGATCAGAAAGGAAGCATTATGCCTGAATATGATGTGATGATAATCGGCTCTGGAACTGCCGGACAGACCGCTGCGTACCGGCTGAGGGATGCGGGTTTTAAAATAGGGCTGGTGGAACACAGCCCGCAACCTGGTGGAACATGTGCCCTGCGGGGATGTCAAGCAAAAAAATATTTCTACGAAGGCGCTGAGACCGTTGCCCGGTCCAGACATATGGAAAATATTGGTATAAAAACGCCTGCACAGGGGGATTGGGGTCAGCTTCTCAATGCCAAAAATAAATTTACGCAAAAAGTCCCTGAAAATACCGTTACCAGGCTTGAAGAGAAAGGGATTGATTTCATCAGAGGGCATGCGCGGTTCACCGGAGAGAAAAGTCTGTCCGTGGAGGGTACCAATTATACGATGACCAACGCCATTGTGGCTGCCGGTGCTGCACCTGCATCTTTACCCATTCCAGGTATGGAACTGGCATTGGACAGCCAGAGCTTTTTGGAACTGGAAAAGCTGCCCCGCAGAATTCTTTTTGTGGGAGGCGGTTTTATTTCTTTTGAATTTGCTCATTTTGCAGCCCGCCTTGGCCCATCAGGCAGCAGCTGCGTTATATTGGAAGCAGGTCCCCGGCCCCTTGGCCCATTTGATGAAGAGATGGTCGCCTTGTTAACCGAGGCATCGGCCCCGGAAAATATTACAGTCCATTGTCAGGTGGAAGTTACCGGCATTGAAAAAATAGGTTCGGAAAAAATGCGGGTTCACACTGCGGATAACGGTGTTTTTGACACCGATATTGTGGTTCATGGTGCCGGCCGTTCTCCGGCGATTGATGATCTCGATCTTGAAAATGCTGACGTTACATATTCAAAAAAAGGAATTTCAGTTGACCGTTTCATGACCACCAGCAACCCCCGAATTTATGCCGTAGGAGATTGTGCGGATACGATTCAGCTGGCCCGGGTGGCCGATGCCGAAGCTGGTGCGGCTGCTCAAAATATCCAAAAACGGCGCAGCGGGATGGCGGCAAGTGCCACTGTGGCATATTCATCAGTCCCATCACTTCTGTTTACCTATCCCCAGTACGGTATGGTGGGCGAAACTGAAAACAAACTGGAAGAAAAGGCAATCTCATACAGGAAAAACCAGAACATGAGGCTGGAATGGCCCACATACAAACGGGTGGGATTAACATCCGCCGCCTACAAAATACTGGTCGGGGATCAGGGACAGATTCTGGGGGCACATATTCTTTCAGACAACGCATCAGGTATGATCCAAACCTTTTCACTGGCAATGAAAAACAATATATCTGTTCATAAGCTTCATGAACAATGTATCCTTGCACCATACCCTTCCCGGGAAAGTGATCTGACCTATATGCTGAACTCCTTTGTTCCTGGCAATTAA
- a CDS encoding DUF4112 domain-containing protein, giving the protein MQKTDKEKSRKKLERLAHYLDSLIKVPGFNARFGLDGLIGLIPGFGDTIGALISSVVISEAARLGAPKVLLLKMALNIALDALAGTVPVLGDLFDFVWKANQRNVHLLDSYLANPRETVVTSRLFVWGLGAVLIGLVIFVGMLGFFLVRAFLNVFVGVV; this is encoded by the coding sequence ATGCAGAAGACCGACAAGGAAAAATCCAGGAAGAAACTGGAACGTCTGGCCCATTATCTCGACAGTTTAATCAAGGTGCCAGGATTCAATGCGCGGTTTGGTCTTGACGGATTGATTGGCCTTATTCCCGGGTTTGGCGATACGATCGGAGCGCTCATTTCCAGTGTGGTCATTTCAGAAGCAGCCCGTTTGGGCGCACCAAAGGTTCTGCTTCTGAAAATGGCCTTGAATATTGCCCTTGATGCACTTGCAGGCACTGTGCCGGTGCTGGGAGACCTTTTCGATTTTGTCTGGAAGGCAAACCAGCGCAACGTCCATCTGCTCGACAGCTATCTTGCCAATCCCCGGGAAACCGTTGTCACCAGTCGACTGTTTGTCTGGGGGCTTGGTGCGGTACTAATAGGATTGGTGATTTTTGTCGGTATGCTTGGATTTTTTCTGGTTCGTGCTTTTTTGAACGTGTTTGTTGGTGTGGTCTGA
- a CDS encoding transposase family protein codes for MCRKWGRETQRFIGYDEWITIRHLPIFGRKVYLKIRQRRTQCLECDNEPTTTERYP; via the coding sequence ATCTGCAGAAAATGGGGAAGAGAAACTCAACGCTTCATAGGCTATGATGAATGGATAACGATTAGGCACTTGCCGATTTTTGGACGAAAAGTGTATTTAAAAATTCGGCAACGTCGCACTCAATGCTTAGAATGCGATAACGAACCGACAACAACAGAACGATACCCATGA
- a CDS encoding ABC1 kinase family protein, with the protein MQINDLRKLGRFKDIVAILAKYGFDDIVLRLDVPGSDLLRKMHPVETGKSGYERFRAAIEDLGPTCIKFGQIMSLRPDLLPQEVLAELEKLQDDVPAAEYPDIESVVRENLGVPIRDVFSRFDREPIAAASLSQVHQAVLRREKTFVAVKVQRPDIEKTIKLDLDILEGIAGFLDQQFEDLQVYDLPELVRVTRRNMIKELDFTQERNNMEIARSYVSEESYIIPVTYEQYSNDKVLVMELIRGKNFKGLCSASGWDRERIALKGLKVLVKQILDDGFFHADPHPGNLLITEDMNLCVIDWGLVGRLTEKDRFQLISLLKAFVEKDSEALVHIFLRICHTGGRNVDAGRIERELMEILDNYHAVPIKDINVGQFLMSMTALMRAHHLGMPSNLSLMVKALVTAEGSARLVYPELDIVSEISDYVHGLVKKRYRPEVIWRSVRNSLASLWYSQRQIPEQLGRVVGRLEQGRLGFRFRLEKLEQLVDSLESASNRLTAGIITGAIIMGSSMIITTGVGPFLFGFPALGVIGYIVSVVLGLWLIYTILKTRPH; encoded by the coding sequence ATGCAGATAAATGATTTGAGAAAACTTGGCCGGTTCAAGGATATTGTTGCCATTTTAGCGAAATACGGCTTTGATGATATTGTTCTGCGTCTGGATGTGCCGGGATCGGATCTGCTTCGAAAGATGCATCCCGTGGAGACCGGCAAAAGCGGTTATGAGCGGTTTCGAGCCGCCATTGAAGATCTCGGTCCCACCTGTATAAAATTCGGACAGATCATGAGCCTGCGTCCCGACCTGCTTCCCCAGGAAGTTCTGGCGGAACTGGAAAAGCTTCAGGATGACGTTCCGGCTGCTGAATATCCGGACATTGAGTCGGTGGTCCGGGAAAATTTGGGGGTGCCGATCAGGGACGTGTTTTCCCGTTTTGACAGGGAACCGATTGCCGCCGCTTCCCTGTCCCAGGTACACCAGGCGGTTCTTCGCCGGGAGAAAACATTTGTCGCCGTAAAAGTGCAGCGTCCGGACATTGAAAAAACAATAAAACTCGATCTGGACATACTCGAGGGCATCGCCGGATTTCTGGATCAGCAGTTTGAAGACCTGCAGGTTTATGATTTGCCTGAACTGGTTCGCGTGACCCGCCGGAACATGATCAAAGAACTTGATTTTACACAGGAGCGGAACAATATGGAAATTGCGCGCTCCTATGTTTCCGAGGAAAGCTATATTATTCCCGTTACCTATGAACAATACTCCAATGACAAGGTGTTGGTCATGGAATTGATCCGGGGCAAAAATTTCAAAGGACTGTGTTCGGCGTCGGGATGGGACCGGGAGCGGATTGCGTTAAAAGGGCTGAAGGTGTTGGTCAAACAGATACTTGATGACGGCTTTTTTCACGCCGATCCTCATCCCGGCAATCTGCTGATTACCGAAGATATGAACCTGTGTGTCATTGACTGGGGATTGGTGGGCAGGCTTACCGAAAAAGATCGGTTTCAGCTGATTTCGCTGCTCAAGGCGTTTGTGGAAAAGGACAGCGAAGCGTTGGTGCATATTTTTTTGAGAATCTGCCATACCGGCGGTCGTAACGTTGATGCCGGAAGAATTGAACGGGAACTCATGGAAATTCTGGACAATTACCATGCCGTGCCCATCAAGGATATCAACGTGGGCCAGTTTTTGATGAGCATGACCGCTTTGATGAGAGCGCATCATTTAGGCATGCCGTCCAATCTGAGCCTAATGGTCAAAGCCCTGGTGACGGCCGAGGGCTCGGCCCGGCTCGTCTATCCTGAACTCGATATTGTTTCCGAAATCAGCGATTATGTCCACGGCCTGGTAAAAAAACGGTATAGGCCGGAGGTGATATGGCGGAGCGTACGCAATTCATTGGCGTCCCTCTGGTATTCACAGCGGCAGATACCTGAACAGTTAGGCCGGGTGGTCGGCAGACTCGAGCAGGGCAGACTGGGATTCAGGTTTCGCCTGGAAAAGCTTGAACAACTGGTCGACAGCCTGGAGAGTGCCTCAAACCGCTTGACGGCGGGTATCATCACCGGGGCCATCATCATGGGATCATCCATGATCATCACCACCGGGGTCGGTCCGTTTCTTTTCGGTTTTCCCGCACTCGGGGTCATCGGTTATATCGTATCCGTGGTGCTGGGGCTGTGGCTGATTTACACCATACTCAAAACCAGACCACATTAG
- a CDS encoding amino acid permease, translating into MANPIEWWGKFPGSPENNFSGITFWAVFAVFFPASTGIMAGANMSGDLKDPRKSIPLGTMAAIALSLFVYLGIAYWLMRVATVEELTGNYTIMIDRAFWGPAVLAGLLAATFSSALASFVGAPRILQALGSHSIVPASRWTAKRTKKGEPRNAMFITTIIVLAAIMLRELNAIAPLITMIFLLTYATINLVVLVEQSLRLLSFRPLLRIPKMVPFIGLTGCLFSMFIINPVFSLVSIILVTALYFVLMRRKLTSPFGDVRSGMFTAVAEWGAKQVKMIQGTSERAWKPNILIALEDPQRLRGAFELINHLAYPMGSIKLLGVSRAGEVDSLQKRLLDSQQAFVDNGIFTSATILESDDYPAAVKVGLQALGGSFFRPNLLLMNLPKDKNTHESLTDLIAEAKRQKMGVAVFVQHDDAGLGRRNRVNLWIPDMGPHWELEMEFVNLDLAILLAYRMMDSWDADLTVIGAVSNAAEKQKAEKFLARLVGLARLPAHTAAHVADGDFGRYASSAPEADLNVFPLPEKFDAEFLWSLRDATGSSCLFTQDGGDESALA; encoded by the coding sequence ATGGCTAATCCGATCGAATGGTGGGGAAAATTTCCCGGATCGCCGGAAAATAACTTTTCAGGTATAACCTTCTGGGCTGTTTTTGCCGTATTTTTTCCTGCATCTACTGGTATTATGGCCGGGGCAAATATGTCCGGAGATCTCAAGGATCCAAGAAAATCCATTCCGCTGGGTACAATGGCCGCTATAGCTTTGAGTCTCTTTGTATACCTGGGAATTGCGTATTGGCTTATGCGCGTTGCAACGGTTGAGGAACTGACCGGCAATTATACAATAATGATTGATCGTGCCTTCTGGGGGCCTGCCGTCTTGGCCGGCTTGCTGGCCGCAACATTTTCATCTGCTCTGGCGTCATTTGTTGGTGCACCTCGTATTCTCCAGGCACTCGGCAGTCACAGCATCGTCCCTGCAAGTCGCTGGACAGCCAAGCGCACTAAAAAAGGAGAGCCGCGAAACGCAATGTTTATTACAACCATTATAGTGCTGGCGGCTATTATGTTGCGCGAACTGAATGCGATTGCCCCACTCATCACGATGATTTTTCTACTTACCTATGCGACTATAAATCTTGTTGTATTAGTTGAACAAAGTTTACGTTTGTTGAGCTTTCGTCCTCTTTTACGCATTCCGAAGATGGTGCCGTTCATAGGGTTGACAGGTTGCTTGTTTTCAATGTTTATTATTAACCCTGTCTTCAGTTTGGTCTCAATAATTCTGGTGACGGCTCTCTACTTCGTTCTCATGCGGCGTAAACTCACTTCTCCTTTTGGTGATGTACGAAGCGGTATGTTTACGGCAGTCGCGGAATGGGGAGCCAAGCAGGTCAAGATGATTCAAGGAACATCCGAGAGGGCGTGGAAACCGAACATACTCATTGCACTTGAAGACCCACAACGTCTTCGCGGTGCCTTCGAACTTATTAACCATCTTGCATATCCCATGGGATCAATAAAACTATTAGGTGTTTCCAGGGCTGGTGAAGTTGATTCATTACAAAAAAGACTTCTCGATTCCCAACAGGCATTTGTGGATAACGGCATTTTCACTTCTGCAACAATATTGGAATCAGACGACTATCCTGCAGCGGTCAAAGTCGGTTTACAGGCCCTTGGAGGATCATTTTTCCGTCCGAATCTGCTGTTAATGAATCTTCCTAAAGATAAAAACACTCACGAATCACTCACCGATCTCATTGCGGAAGCCAAACGTCAGAAAATGGGTGTTGCCGTATTCGTTCAACATGATGATGCCGGTCTTGGCCGTCGTAACCGTGTCAATTTATGGATTCCTGATATGGGTCCTCATTGGGAGTTGGAAATGGAATTTGTTAATCTCGATCTAGCTATCCTGCTTGCTTACCGGATGATGGACAGTTGGGACGCCGATCTCACTGTGATCGGTGCGGTAAGCAACGCAGCAGAGAAACAAAAGGCTGAAAAGTTTCTTGCCAGGCTTGTCGGTCTTGCCAGGTTACCGGCTCATACGGCTGCCCATGTCGCTGACGGAGATTTTGGTCGTTATGCCAGTTCAGCGCCGGAAGCTGATTTAAATGTCTTTCCTCTTCCTGAGAAGTTTGATGCTGAATTTTTATGGAGCCTAAGAGATGCTACAGGTTCCTCCTGTCTCTTCACCCAGGATGGCGGTGACGAAAGTGCATTGGCTTAG
- a CDS encoding MgtC/SapB family protein: MENFQIEWQLVYDHSLHLVFAYLLALPIGWDRERSSRNFGLRTFPLVAVVTCGYMLVGISVIDSTGGEARVIQGILTGIGFIGGGAILTDRDKVSGTASAASIWNTGAIGVAVVVNRYEIAVMLSFLNVITLFFFSKLKDEMRSDENT, translated from the coding sequence ATGGAAAATTTTCAAATTGAATGGCAGCTGGTCTATGATCATTCGCTCCATTTGGTTTTTGCCTATTTACTGGCCTTACCAATCGGTTGGGATCGTGAGCGCAGTAGTCGTAATTTTGGTTTGCGCACTTTTCCTTTAGTGGCTGTTGTTACCTGCGGTTATATGCTTGTCGGAATATCCGTAATTGACAGCACGGGTGGAGAGGCACGGGTAATCCAGGGGATACTTACAGGTATCGGATTTATTGGTGGGGGAGCTATTTTAACCGACCGGGACAAGGTTAGTGGCACTGCTTCAGCTGCGAGTATTTGGAATACAGGTGCAATCGGAGTAGCTGTTGTAGTTAACCGATATGAAATCGCTGTCATGCTTTCTTTTTTAAATGTTATAACATTGTTCTTTTTCAGTAAATTAAAGGACGAGATGCGGTCTGATGAGAACACCTGA
- a CDS encoding coiled coil domain-containing protein, protein MSMQEAYEKKLQSKLDEWNAEIDKLKAKADSVEADAQLEYNKQIEELRAMQDEAGKKLDELKGASDDAWEDLKAGIDRAWDSLSSSIKSATSRFS, encoded by the coding sequence ATGAGTATGCAAGAAGCCTACGAAAAGAAACTGCAGAGCAAATTGGATGAATGGAATGCAGAAATTGACAAGCTTAAAGCCAAGGCTGATTCAGTCGAAGCAGATGCGCAGCTGGAATATAACAAACAGATTGAAGAGCTGCGGGCCATGCAGGATGAGGCCGGTAAAAAGCTTGATGAACTCAAGGGAGCCAGTGATGACGCCTGGGAAGATCTCAAAGCCGGCATCGACAGGGCCTGGGATTCTCTCAGCAGTTCCATCAAATCGGCTACATCACGTTTCAGTTGA
- a CDS encoding trehalose-phosphatase, whose amino-acid sequence MHNRQKKNVSLFYVKNSSNRYQAKSTLTPIFNDPDKAFLDENIRQTLEKVAGKWVVAVISGRDLVRAYHNATRTVNGLARKKSLTPVKINKSRWTLRRYR is encoded by the coding sequence TTGCATAACAGGCAAAAAAAAAATGTATCGTTATTCTATGTTAAAAACAGCTCAAATCGATATCAGGCAAAAAGTACTCTGACACCTATTTTCAATGATCCAGACAAGGCGTTCCTGGACGAAAATATCCGGCAGACACTGGAAAAAGTGGCCGGGAAATGGGTGGTGGCCGTCATCAGCGGCAGGGACCTTGTCAGGGCGTACCACAATGCCACGCGGACCGTAAACGGCCTGGCGCGGAAAAAGAGTTTGACTCCGGTAAAAATAAATAAAAGCAGATGGACCTTGAGAAGATACAGATAA
- a CDS encoding DUF2254 domain-containing protein: MFERLRFLYNRIGEKLWVKPLITCVLSIMIVFLIKQVDYYEIDQLVPEINKNSVETLLSIIASSMLAIATFAVGSMVSAYNSAGSSATPRSFPLIISDDESQNALSTFIGTFIFSVIALMVLKNGYYGKSARFMIFALTLIVLGAVIVTFVRWVDSIARLGRLGRIVNKVEKATDDALQRRRLAPTLGGVPSGQLKPVGQAVYGNSIGYVQRIEMAGLQGTAERLQLQIMVDALPGTFVAPGRVLAYVTTDSGALSEKDTDQIAKTFLIGGDRTFDEDPRFGLVVLSEIAIRALSPAVNDPGTAIDVIGTLVRLFTHWSKTVEDDDSRDFKYDRVMVPEISLWDMFDDAFNAIAREGAGAIEVVVRLQKAFQALALIGDPKIREVAIFQARLALARAELSLNLPEDLDIARKATKLVGTF; this comes from the coding sequence ATGTTTGAACGATTGAGATTTCTTTATAACCGTATCGGCGAAAAACTTTGGGTTAAGCCACTTATCACCTGCGTGCTCTCAATAATGATTGTGTTTCTGATAAAGCAAGTGGACTATTACGAAATCGATCAGCTTGTTCCCGAGATTAATAAAAACTCGGTAGAGACGTTGCTTTCCATTATCGCCTCAAGTATGCTGGCAATTGCCACCTTTGCTGTCGGATCAATGGTCTCCGCCTATAATTCAGCCGGCAGCAGTGCAACGCCGCGCTCTTTTCCGCTGATTATTTCCGATGACGAATCCCAAAATGCACTTTCTACCTTTATCGGCACATTCATTTTCAGCGTCATCGCACTTATGGTTTTAAAAAATGGATATTACGGTAAATCAGCTCGTTTTATGATATTTGCTTTGACATTAATTGTTCTTGGTGCGGTTATTGTTACTTTTGTTCGCTGGGTTGACAGTATTGCCCGTCTTGGGCGTCTCGGCAGAATCGTCAATAAGGTGGAAAAAGCAACAGATGATGCTTTGCAGCGAAGACGATTAGCACCCACCCTGGGTGGTGTTCCTTCGGGGCAGCTTAAACCTGTGGGACAGGCCGTTTATGGAAATTCGATTGGATATGTCCAGCGCATAGAGATGGCTGGTTTACAGGGTACTGCAGAAAGATTGCAGCTGCAGATTATGGTGGATGCTTTACCCGGTACCTTCGTAGCGCCAGGCAGGGTTCTTGCTTATGTTACCACAGATTCGGGAGCTCTGTCAGAAAAAGACACTGATCAGATAGCGAAAACGTTTTTGATCGGTGGGGACAGGACCTTTGATGAAGATCCTCGATTTGGCCTCGTCGTTCTCTCAGAAATTGCCATTCGAGCATTGTCGCCCGCCGTCAATGATCCCGGTACCGCAATCGATGTTATCGGGACGCTTGTGCGGCTTTTTACGCATTGGAGTAAAACCGTTGAAGATGATGACAGTCGAGACTTTAAATATGATCGGGTAATGGTGCCGGAAATATCATTATGGGACATGTTTGATGATGCCTTCAACGCCATTGCCCGTGAAGGGGCTGGCGCCATTGAAGTAGTGGTGAGATTACAAAAGGCCTTTCAGGCGCTGGCATTAATCGGAGACCCCAAAATTCGGGAGGTGGCAATATTTCAAGCCCGCTTGGCACTTGCCAGGGCTGAGCTATCACTGAATCTCCCAGAAGATCTCGATATTGCAAGGAAAGCAACCAAACTTGTCGGGACCTTTTGA